From Sulfurovum xiamenensis, a single genomic window includes:
- a CDS encoding LemA family protein: MSFGNIVLLIIVAVAAYLVVIYNRFISLRTGIDASWSDIDVQLKRRYDLIPALVDTVKGYKDYEAETLEKVIQARQQGLDAGSIDEKAAAANMISGALGKLFALAEAYPDLKANTTFMKLQNELSSIEDALQNARRYYNAIVRDYNYRLDAFPDLYVAKKFNFTPREYFELDESEAEAAKKMPKIDF, from the coding sequence ATGAGTTTTGGAAATATTGTTTTACTGATCATTGTAGCTGTCGCTGCGTATCTTGTTGTTATTTATAACAGGTTTATATCATTGCGTACGGGTATCGATGCATCATGGTCTGATATCGATGTGCAGTTGAAGCGTCGCTATGATCTTATCCCGGCACTGGTGGATACAGTCAAAGGCTATAAGGATTATGAAGCAGAGACACTTGAAAAAGTGATACAGGCACGTCAGCAGGGATTGGATGCAGGAAGCATCGATGAAAAGGCTGCCGCAGCCAATATGATCTCCGGGGCCCTGGGTAAACTCTTTGCTCTGGCTGAAGCCTACCCGGATCTTAAGGCGAACACTACCTTTATGAAACTGCAAAATGAGCTGTCAAGCATAGAAGATGCGCTCCAAAATGCAAGACGTTACTATAATGCCATCGTAAGAGATTATAACTATAGACTTGATGCTTTTCCTGATCTTTACGTGGCAAAAAAGTTTAACTTTACTCCTCGCGAGTATTTTGAGCTTGATGAGAGTGAAGCCGAAGCTGCGAAAAAGATGCCTAAAATAGACTTTTGA
- a CDS encoding gamma-glutamylcyclotransferase family protein produces METLFVYGTLMPNCPNGHVLENITGKFVPSTVRGNLIGAGWSASMGYPGIKLDPDGDTVHGYLFYSRNLDEHWEYLDEFEGDEFVRTAVSVERYDELDVDTFIYVLKEEKEHLEE; encoded by the coding sequence ATGGAAACACTGTTTGTCTATGGCACGCTGATGCCAAATTGCCCCAATGGCCATGTACTGGAAAATATCACAGGTAAATTTGTCCCCTCAACCGTACGAGGAAACCTTATCGGTGCCGGTTGGTCAGCCTCAATGGGATATCCGGGCATTAAACTCGACCCTGATGGTGATACGGTACATGGTTACCTGTTTTACTCACGGAATCTTGATGAGCATTGGGAGTATCTCGATGAATTTGAAGGAGATGAGTTTGTACGTACTGCTGTGAGTGTAGAGAGATATGATGAACTTGATGTCGATACTTTTATCTATGTCCTCAAGGAAGAGAAAGAACATTTAGAAGAGTAG